One window of Bacteroidales bacterium genomic DNA carries:
- a CDS encoding acyl-CoA thioesterase encodes MNSIMQLISTKICKTSDIGIHNNLFGGTMLSWMDEAAGTMAAEMACTPNMITLKMDEVLFKKPVKVSDHIRIYGELLHVGTSSLTLSIIAKKFCFKKQAEETVCSTKMHFVNIDENGRSHAIDASIRENLRHLINQHNF; translated from the coding sequence ATGAATAGCATCATGCAACTCATTTCCACCAAAATCTGCAAAACCAGCGATATAGGCATTCACAACAACCTTTTCGGCGGAACTATGCTTTCATGGATGGACGAAGCTGCCGGTACCATGGCAGCCGAAATGGCATGCACACCCAACATGATCACACTTAAAATGGATGAAGTGCTCTTCAAAAAACCAGTGAAAGTAAGCGACCATATCCGGATTTACGGCGAACTGCTTCATGTAGGAACTTCATCGCTTACCTTATCAATCATCGCAAAGAAATTTTGCTTTAAAAAACAGGCAGAAGAAACCGTTTGCTCAACAAAAATGCATTTTGTAAATATTGACGAAAACGGCCGATCGCATGCCATTGATGCGTCAATCAGAGAAAATTTACGCCATCTAATCAACCAACATAATTTTTAA
- the cdd gene encoding cytidine deaminase, translated as MEHFKVSLDFEVYQTVDELNADDRELLNYAAQAAENAYAPYSLFKVGAAVRLKSGKIVTGNNQENVAYPSGLCAERVALFYASANYPGEGVDAIAVTAKAINFSIDEPVTPCGSCRQVMIEAENQNEHKIRVIMQGGQGKIWISKSVENLLPIAFKADELKK; from the coding sequence ATGGAACATTTCAAAGTTTCACTCGATTTTGAAGTCTATCAAACCGTTGATGAGTTGAACGCAGATGACAGGGAGCTCCTGAATTATGCTGCTCAGGCTGCTGAAAATGCCTATGCGCCCTATTCGTTGTTTAAAGTGGGGGCTGCTGTTAGGCTTAAAAGCGGAAAAATTGTGACCGGTAACAATCAGGAAAACGTCGCCTATCCCTCCGGTTTGTGCGCCGAAAGAGTTGCTTTATTTTATGCATCAGCCAATTACCCCGGAGAGGGGGTAGATGCTATTGCGGTCACTGCCAAAGCGATAAATTTTAGCATTGACGAACCCGTTACACCATGTGGATCCTGCCGGCAGGTAATGATAGAAGCAGAAAACCAGAACGAGCATAAAATCAGGGTGATCATGCAGGGAGGGCAGGGGAAAATATGGATATCGAAAAGCGTTGAAAACCTGTTACCCATCGCTTTTAAGGCTGACGAACTGAAAAAGTAA
- a CDS encoding S41 family peptidase, with the protein MKNFKSDVKRLSAIVSIFFLIPGLWSIAAYAQDRNNDFEIIKNLDIFTETYKQLDIHYVDPVSPGQLMKSGIDAMLESLDPFTNYIPESDIEDFNLMTTGQYGGIGALIHKQGDYVVVSEPYEGFPAHKSGLIAGDKILEVDGQSAKGKNTDEVSKILKGEPGTSIKLLISREGTEKPFVLEVKRENVKIDNIPYSSILNSQVGYIKLSGFTQNAAREVKKAFTDLKEQNDIQGLILDLRGNGGGLLNEAVDIVNLFVEKDELVVSTKGKDVSKNKSYNTTAKPIDTEIPIVVLVDRASASASEIVSGAIQDLDRGVVIGQRTYGKGLVQNVLPLSYNSKLKVTVAKYYIPSGRCIQAIDYSHRDEDGYAAKVPDSLISEFSTKGGRKVYDGGGIEPDIVIEPVKFYPITQALFGEFVIFDFANKFARENTEIPEANAFKITDEIYNDFVQYVQGRDFDYTTSSEKTLKSLKEIAEQEEYLNKISAEIAELEKKLMHNKSEDLITHRDEISEILRIEIVTRFYHQKGKVKASLVNDPEVDEAMRVIENKKEYSTILSSTAKRASMN; encoded by the coding sequence ATGAAAAATTTTAAATCAGACGTAAAGCGGCTTTCCGCTATCGTATCGATATTCTTCCTCATTCCTGGATTATGGTCAATAGCTGCTTATGCCCAGGATCGTAACAATGATTTCGAGATCATAAAAAATCTCGATATTTTCACCGAAACATACAAGCAGCTCGACATCCACTATGTTGATCCGGTTAGCCCTGGCCAATTGATGAAATCAGGTATAGATGCCATGCTTGAGTCGCTCGACCCATTTACAAATTATATTCCCGAGTCGGATATCGAAGACTTCAACCTAATGACTACCGGCCAGTATGGGGGTATTGGAGCCCTGATACACAAACAGGGTGATTATGTTGTTGTATCAGAACCCTATGAAGGTTTTCCTGCTCACAAGAGTGGACTTATTGCCGGGGATAAAATACTGGAAGTGGACGGTCAGTCTGCAAAAGGAAAGAACACCGATGAAGTAAGTAAAATCCTTAAAGGTGAACCTGGCACTTCAATTAAGTTGCTTATCAGCCGGGAAGGAACTGAAAAGCCATTCGTGCTGGAGGTAAAACGCGAAAATGTTAAGATTGATAACATTCCATATTCGAGCATACTTAACAGCCAGGTAGGGTATATTAAACTTTCCGGCTTTACACAAAACGCTGCAAGAGAGGTAAAGAAAGCTTTTACAGATCTGAAAGAACAAAATGACATACAAGGCCTTATTCTTGACCTTAGGGGAAACGGAGGCGGTTTGCTCAATGAAGCTGTCGATATCGTGAACCTTTTTGTTGAAAAGGACGAACTGGTCGTAAGCACAAAGGGAAAAGACGTCTCGAAAAATAAATCATATAATACTACCGCAAAACCAATTGACACCGAAATACCGATCGTAGTGCTGGTTGACAGGGCTTCAGCATCGGCTTCCGAAATCGTTTCTGGAGCCATTCAGGACCTCGATCGCGGCGTGGTGATTGGTCAGCGGACTTATGGCAAGGGATTAGTCCAGAACGTGTTGCCATTGAGTTATAACTCAAAATTGAAGGTAACTGTGGCAAAATATTACATCCCAAGCGGAAGATGTATTCAGGCCATTGACTATTCGCATCGGGATGAGGACGGATATGCAGCCAAAGTACCGGATTCGCTCATATCGGAATTCAGCACAAAAGGAGGACGTAAAGTTTACGACGGTGGTGGAATAGAACCGGATATTGTCATCGAACCAGTGAAGTTTTATCCCATAACCCAGGCTTTATTTGGTGAATTTGTCATTTTCGACTTTGCCAACAAATTTGCCCGCGAAAACACTGAAATTCCTGAAGCCAATGCTTTCAAAATCACAGATGAGATATACAATGACTTTGTACAATATGTACAAGGCAGAGATTTTGATTATACAACATCAAGTGAGAAAACCCTGAAATCACTCAAAGAGATTGCGGAACAGGAAGAATACCTCAACAAGATATCAGCCGAAATAGCCGAGCTGGAAAAGAAACTCATGCATAACAAGTCGGAAGACCTGATCACACACAGAGATGAAATCAGCGAAATCCTGAGGATTGAAATCGTTACACGATTCTACCATCAAAAGGGCAAAGTTAAAGCCAGTCTGGTGAATGATCCTGAAGTTGACGAAGCTATGCGTGTGATCGAAAATAAAAAAGAATATTCGACTATTTTATCCAGTACAGCAAAAAGAGCTTCAATGAATTAG
- the rnpA gene encoding ribonuclease P protein component: MPHPNSFNKNERLCSRILIEKLFNEGTSFLIYPIKVVYYTDRIEKENGRSDAPLQVLISVSKKKFRRAAHRNKIKRLMRESYRTHKSELTTLLIKKEYELALGLIYIGDSIPEFGYLKSKIISIMKRLNQEFLQIN; this comes from the coding sequence ATGCCTCACCCCAATTCTTTCAACAAAAACGAAAGGCTTTGCAGCAGGATTCTCATTGAGAAACTCTTCAATGAAGGCACATCTTTTCTGATTTATCCCATTAAAGTTGTTTATTACACTGATCGGATCGAGAAGGAAAACGGACGATCAGATGCACCATTGCAAGTACTGATTTCGGTTTCCAAAAAAAAATTCAGACGGGCTGCACACCGTAACAAGATCAAGCGGCTCATGCGTGAATCCTATCGCACACACAAGTCGGAACTTACTACACTATTGATAAAAAAGGAATATGAATTAGCACTTGGGCTGATCTACATCGGTGATTCCATTCCGGAGTTTGGTTATTTAAAATCAAAAATAATATCAATAATGAAGCGTTTGAATCAGGAGTTTTTGCAAATCAATTAA
- a CDS encoding uroporphyrinogen-III synthase: protein MMIKNILISQPKPADPVKNPYNELAAKYNLNIDFQQFIKVEGVPGRDFRKDKVNILNHTAIILTSRNSVDHFFRICQEMRVEVPETMKYFSISESTSYYLQKYVQFRKRKIFHGHQNFKDLLDIIKKYPDEKYLLPCSDIHKQSLPKLLETSKIKFTKAVIYRTLAADLSNIDINKYDMFVFFSPIGVTSLQKNFPEFQQGEKFIGVFGPSTAKAVKDAGLRLDLNAPTKTAPSMTMALDQFIEKVFKKNGIKVL, encoded by the coding sequence TTGATGATAAAGAATATACTTATTTCACAGCCAAAACCAGCCGATCCGGTAAAGAACCCTTACAATGAGTTGGCAGCAAAGTATAATCTCAATATTGACTTCCAGCAGTTTATTAAAGTAGAGGGAGTACCCGGTCGAGATTTTCGCAAAGACAAGGTTAACATTTTGAATCACACCGCCATTATCCTTACAAGTCGCAATTCTGTTGATCACTTTTTCAGGATTTGCCAGGAAATGCGCGTGGAAGTGCCCGAAACCATGAAGTATTTCAGCATTTCAGAATCAACCTCTTATTATCTTCAAAAGTACGTTCAGTTCAGGAAGAGGAAAATTTTCCACGGTCATCAAAATTTCAAAGACTTACTCGATATCATTAAGAAGTACCCTGACGAAAAATACCTGCTTCCCTGCTCGGACATTCACAAACAATCGTTGCCAAAACTGCTTGAAACAAGTAAAATCAAATTCACAAAAGCCGTAATTTACCGCACTTTGGCCGCTGATCTTTCGAACATTGATATTAATAAATATGACATGTTCGTTTTCTTCAGTCCGATAGGTGTCACTTCGCTTCAGAAAAATTTTCCCGAGTTTCAACAAGGTGAAAAATTTATTGGAGTATTCGGACCGTCCACTGCAAAGGCAGTAAAAGATGCCGGGCTGCGTCTCGACCTGAATGCCCCCACCAAAACAGCACCTTCGATGACCATGGCGTTAGATCAGTTTATTGAGAAAGTCTTTAAGAAAAACGGAATTAAGGTTTTATAG
- a CDS encoding DUF4271 domain-containing protein, producing the protein MTQTDYYQDEYQVYSDHDHCQVYSDFDHCQVYAESDDSLWLSMPDPVPTQTFITEIRSQPTAIIPQLIIQPGFIWQFMALLLAAFIFAHIKVVRKNFFKNMIAAFSSRPLFKQLIRDDLLFPIGTQFLLFIAISLTFAVFLIQLDEMFVSSRFLTRGEELKKLALYLAGVIIVLSLKYLIHYFTGLIFKTRFLTKEYLTNSFYFNTLAAAIFIPLLMVSTFSKSEPVLIVVIGMSLILIALRMLRGFIISLGIEMYSYFQNLLYFCTLEILPFLVIYKVIIRGII; encoded by the coding sequence ATGACGCAAACAGATTACTATCAGGATGAATATCAGGTATATTCTGATCATGACCACTGTCAGGTATATTCTGATTTTGACCATTGTCAGGTTTACGCTGAAAGCGATGACAGCCTTTGGTTATCAATGCCAGATCCAGTACCCACACAGACTTTCATAACCGAGATCCGGAGTCAACCCACTGCTATCATTCCACAACTCATAATACAACCGGGGTTTATCTGGCAATTTATGGCGCTCTTACTGGCAGCCTTCATTTTTGCTCACATAAAAGTCGTGCGAAAAAACTTCTTCAAAAATATGATTGCTGCATTTAGTTCCCGTCCGCTTTTTAAACAGTTAATCCGCGATGATCTGCTTTTCCCAATAGGTACGCAATTTCTGCTTTTTATTGCTATTTCACTGACTTTTGCTGTTTTTCTGATTCAATTGGATGAAATGTTTGTTTCCTCTCGTTTTTTAACCAGAGGTGAAGAACTTAAAAAACTGGCCTTGTATCTGGCGGGTGTAATTATAGTCTTATCCTTAAAATACCTGATTCATTACTTCACTGGTCTGATTTTCAAAACACGTTTCCTTACAAAGGAGTATCTGACCAACTCGTTTTATTTCAATACACTTGCGGCAGCCATTTTTATTCCCCTATTGATGGTTTCAACATTTTCAAAATCAGAACCTGTACTGATTGTGGTCATTGGAATGTCCTTGATACTGATAGCATTACGGATGTTGCGTGGCTTTATTATTTCTTTGGGTATCGAAATGTATTCCTATTTTCAAAATTTACTGTACTTTTGCACGCTTGAAATTTTACCTTTTCTGGTAATCTATAAAGTCATTATCAGAGGGATCATTTAA
- a CDS encoding adenylate kinase, with protein MLNLILFGPPGSGKGTQSLKIAEKYNLAHISTGDIFRSEIRNKTDLGLKVQSIIEKGELVPDDLLIEILESALNKLQEKAGYIFDGFPRTHRQAEDLDMLLKKRNDAVRLVIALEVDQDEVVKRLLNRARLEGRKDDTEEVILNRMAVYHKQTAPLIDFYVKQGKFKSVPGVGSIDDIFDSITEAINERI; from the coding sequence ATGCTCAACCTCATTTTATTTGGTCCTCCGGGATCGGGAAAAGGGACGCAATCGTTGAAAATTGCGGAAAAGTATAATCTCGCCCACATCTCTACCGGCGACATTTTTAGATCGGAGATCAGGAACAAAACCGATTTAGGGTTAAAAGTCCAATCAATTATCGAGAAGGGTGAACTTGTCCCTGATGACCTGTTGATCGAAATTCTCGAAAGTGCATTGAATAAGCTCCAGGAAAAAGCCGGTTATATTTTCGACGGATTTCCGCGCACTCATCGTCAGGCTGAAGACCTCGACATGCTGCTGAAAAAACGGAATGATGCAGTCAGGCTGGTTATTGCACTTGAAGTGGATCAGGACGAGGTGGTTAAGCGCCTGTTAAACCGTGCCAGGCTGGAAGGCCGAAAAGACGATACCGAGGAGGTGATCCTCAACCGGATGGCTGTTTATCACAAACAAACTGCTCCGTTAATTGACTTTTACGTAAAGCAGGGTAAATTTAAGTCAGTTCCTGGTGTTGGTTCCATCGATGACATTTTTGATTCTATCACCGAAGCGATCAATGAGCGCATCTGA